In Arachis hypogaea cultivar Tifrunner chromosome 17, arahy.Tifrunner.gnm2.J5K5, whole genome shotgun sequence, a single window of DNA contains:
- the LOC112764321 gene encoding proteasome activator subunit 4: MAILSSSHHESLKAQKAINELFVKYNIQFSGVSKSFFRISDKDNHTCGLGFSDLVSQIGSMSFDSTGLHWRYNLMANRVLLLLALASRNHPNSSTRILSETTGHFLKNLKSQLPQTRILAISALNTP; the protein is encoded by the exons ATGGCTATTCTCTCAAG TTCTCATCATGAATCCTTGAAAGCTCAGAAAGCAATTAATGAG CTTTTTGTAAAGTACAACATCCAATTTTCTGGAGTATCTAAAAGCTTTTTTAGGATATCAGACAAAGACAACCATACTTGTGGACTGGGATTTTCAGATTTGGTTTCTCAGATTGGCTCTATGAGTTTTGATTCCACTGGCTTGCATTGGCG GTATAATTTAATGGCTAACAGAGTTTTGCTCTTGCTAGCTTTGGCTTCTCGGAACCACCCAAATTCATCAACTAGAATCCTGAGTGAAACAACTG GCCACTTTTTGAAGAATTTGAAAAGTCAACTTCCTCAGACAAGGATACTTGCAATTTCGGCTTTGAATACACCTTAA
- the LOC112766260 gene encoding protein BTR1-like, whose product MVSGGINEILRAVELILSKLLSELQSEDENDAEPKTKVRLIVPNGSCGGIIGKGGATIRSFIEEAQAGIKISPQDNNYYGLNDRLVTLTGTLDDNKCFNT is encoded by the exons ATGGTATCTGGTGGAATAAATGAAATCCTAAGAGCTGTTGAACTTATTCTGTCTAAGTTGCTCAGTGAG CTTCAAAGTGAGGATGAAAATGATGCTGAGCCAAAAACAAAAGTGAGACTCATCGTTCCAAATGGTTCTTGTGGTGGTATAATTGGCAAGGGAGGTGCTACCATTAG GTCATTCATTGAAGAAGCTCAGGCTGGAATTAAGATATCTCCTCAGGATAATAATTATTACGGACTGAATGATAGGCTAGTGACACTGACAGGAACTCTTGATGATAACAAATGCTTCAATACGTGA